The following proteins are co-located in the Phaeacidiphilus oryzae TH49 genome:
- a CDS encoding SDR family NAD(P)-dependent oxidoreductase, which translates to MRGLTGKTAFVTGAGSGIGQACALRLAEEGARVAAVDIRLPAAEETAKRIEASGGTAVAVECDVSSGRQVAAAVSRTVEALGALHVIVNAAGILAAEGDVVACSEDDWDRVMGVNVKSMYLIGKHGVPEILRAGGGSIVNIASVFGFTALPDECAYDASKGAVLNLTRQMAVQYAKQGIRVNALCPSDCDTPLLDALLAGGDVEAEKAELAKPIPMGRLARPEEIASGVAFLASDDAAFVTGVALPVDGGFLIR; encoded by the coding sequence ATGCGAGGACTGACGGGGAAGACCGCCTTCGTGACCGGTGCCGGCTCGGGCATCGGGCAGGCCTGCGCGCTGCGCCTGGCCGAGGAGGGCGCCCGGGTCGCGGCGGTGGACATCCGGCTCCCGGCCGCCGAGGAGACCGCCAAGAGGATCGAGGCGTCCGGCGGCACCGCGGTCGCGGTGGAGTGCGACGTGTCCTCGGGGCGGCAGGTGGCCGCCGCCGTGTCCAGGACCGTCGAGGCGCTAGGCGCCCTGCACGTCATCGTCAACGCGGCCGGGATCCTGGCCGCCGAGGGGGACGTCGTCGCCTGCTCGGAGGACGACTGGGACCGGGTGATGGGCGTCAACGTCAAGAGCATGTATCTGATCGGCAAGCACGGCGTCCCGGAGATCCTGCGGGCGGGCGGCGGCTCGATCGTCAACATCGCCTCCGTCTTCGGCTTCACCGCGCTGCCGGACGAGTGCGCCTACGACGCGTCGAAGGGGGCAGTGCTCAACCTCACCCGGCAGATGGCCGTCCAGTACGCGAAGCAGGGGATCCGGGTGAACGCCCTCTGCCCCTCCGACTGCGACACCCCGCTGCTGGACGCGCTGCTCGCCGGGGGCGATGTGGAGGCGGAGAAGGCCGAGCTGGCGAAGCCGATCCCGATGGGGCGGCTGGCCAGGCCGGAGGAGATCGCCTCCGGGGTGGCCTTCCTGGCCTCGGACGACGCGGCCTTCGTCACCGGTGTCGCACTGCCTGTGGACGGGGGGTTCCTCATTCGGTAG